A single region of the Deltaproteobacteria bacterium genome encodes:
- the pdxH gene encoding pyridoxamine 5'-phosphate oxidase, with translation MSVERDPFVRFGAWFAEASRSEPSDPNAMTLATVGPDGQPSVRVVLLKAFENGGFTFYTNLESRKGREALGALKAALCFHWKSLKRQVRASGPVERVSDAEADAYFASRPRGSQIGAWASLQSQVLPSREALEARVREFEAKFPQKVPRPPHWSGLRVVPLEIEFWTEGAYRLHERHRYTRARADAPWTMETLFP, from the coding sequence ATGTCCGTGGAGCGAGATCCCTTCGTGCGGTTTGGGGCCTGGTTCGCCGAGGCGAGCCGGAGCGAGCCCAGCGACCCGAACGCCATGACCCTCGCCACCGTGGGCCCCGACGGCCAGCCCTCGGTCCGGGTGGTGCTGCTCAAGGCCTTCGAGAACGGCGGCTTCACCTTCTATACGAACCTCGAGAGCCGGAAGGGCCGCGAGGCGCTGGGCGCGCTGAAGGCGGCGCTCTGCTTCCACTGGAAGAGCCTCAAGCGGCAGGTGCGTGCGTCGGGGCCGGTGGAGCGCGTGTCCGACGCCGAGGCCGACGCGTACTTCGCGAGCCGCCCGCGCGGGAGCCAGATCGGCGCGTGGGCGAGCCTGCAGTCCCAGGTGCTGCCCTCGCGCGAGGCGCTCGAGGCGCGGGTGCGCGAGTTCGAGGCGAAGTTTCCGCAGAAGGTCCCCCGGCCGCCGCACTGGTCCGGGCTTCGGGTGGTGCCGCTGGAGATCGAGTTCTGGACCGAGGGCGCGTACCGGCTGCACGAGCGCCACCGCTACACGCGCGCGCGCGCCGATGCGCCGTGGACGATGGAGACGCTGTTTCCGTAA